The DNA segment CAGACTCCACAGATTTCATGGAAACCCTCCCTTCAGTAGTCATAATCTCTCATTACACTCCTCCCTGATTCTCCAGATTGTCTCATtctgcctctgagcctttgcactgttccttctgcctggaaactTAAGTCCTACTCACACCTCCTTCATATGTTCCTCCTTCTTGTCTCAGCTCTAACAGAGGCCTGGACTAACTGATTTAAAGTAACTGCCCCCAAGTCACACCGTCACAATGCTGTTGTCATTTTCTTCATAACACCCATTTCTGCTCAAGTCTTGCTTATTTTACTTatggcccttccctccccagtgtcCACTCCAGAGGCAGAGTGTATGTCTGTCttgctcactgctgtgtccccagtgcccagaactgtgcctggcacacagtagatgccccataaatgttggtgaggtgaatgaaggaatgagCTGGACATGATCTAAGAAGGGAAGGGCCACCAGGCAGCTGAAACAGAATGAGCAAAGGTATGAGGTGGACAGGAGCTGACTGTGAAGGACTTTGCAGGCCATTAAAGAGTTCAGTTTTACTCTTCCTGCCACCGGGAGTTGTGGGGGATTATGAGCAGGGGAGGGACATCATGTGACTTGCGATTTAAGATGGACCCTCGGGCTGGTGAGGCTATGGGGTGGCTGGTGGGCACAAATGGACACTGCTTTGCCTGGGCTTGGGAAGGAAAACTGATCTCGGAGTtgctttattttagaaaagaaggcctggccccaggccctgcccccagccctatgctctccctcctccaggcctctgaGTGCCAGTGGTGGTGTTGTCCCTTGTCATCTGGAACCCTATGCAGCCGGAACCCAGGCCTAGCGGGGCTGGGGCCCACACTCATTTCCTGCCCCTGAGTTCACAGCGCCCCGAGGGGGCAGGGGACACGGTGATGTACGCCTCCACCGAGTGCAAGGCCGAGGTGACGCCCTCCCAGCATGGCAACCGCACCTTTAGCTACACGCTGGAGGACCACACGAAGCAGGCCTTTGGCATCATGAACGAACTGCGGCTCAGCCAGCAGCTATGTGATGTCACGCTGCAGGTCAAGTATGAGGATGCACCAGCTGCCCAGTTCATGGCCCACAAGGTGGTGCTGGCCTCATCCAGCCCCGTCTTCAAGGCCATGTTCACCAACGGGCTGCGGGAGCAAGGCATGGAGGTGGTGTCCATTGAGGGCATCCACCCCAAGGTCATGGAGCGCCTCATCGAGTTTGCCTACACAGCCTCCATCTCCATGGGTGAGAAGTGCGTGCTCCACGTCATGAATGGCGCCGTCATGTACCAGATCGACAGCGTCGTCCGTGCCTGCAGCGACTTCCTGGTGCAGCAGCTGGACCCCAGCAATGCCATTGGCATTGCCAACTTCGCCGAGCAGATTGGCTGTGCTGAGCTGCACCAGCGTGCCCGGGAGTACATCTACATGCACTTTGGGGAGGTGAGCAAGGGGAGGGGACATGGAGTTAGGACTTGGGAGCAGTATTAGAAGAACCAGGGACAGACGGGTGGCCATCTCCATCTCCCCTTGAGATGTGAAGGGTCAAGGCAGAGAACTGGAGAAAAAGGGGGTTCTGAGTTCCTACTCTACACATCTGGGGCAACTCTGGGAAACAGCTGAGGAAAGAGAGGCCTTCATGGGTCTCTGGGTTCCCTGGTTTCTCTGAGGTTAAAGGTAGGGCCAGGGTGTGGTGAATACGACAGCAATGTGCTGATCAGGGCCTGACATCTAggcagcaaatgtttattgaacatccATGACATGCTGCCTGCTGCAAGTATGACCGTCACACGTGTTTTCTTTGGTCCACGCAGTGTTGTCCTTACActgttctttgtttcattttcgtttttaagcagaggaaatGGTGAACAGAAAAAATAAGTGCTTGGTGAGCACTGGCTGTGGGCCAGCCCTTGTTCTAAGTGGTTTCCATCCTTTATATCACTGAATCTTCCCAGCTATCCTAGGAGGAGGTATGCTTTGGAGTGCCTTCCTGGAAATTTTCAGTCTTCCTTCAGTGGCTGGGACCAGCTGGGGTGGACACCCCCCgggtctctgtttctcttcttccctctacACCACCTTTGGGGTTGACCAGATGCCCCAAGGAGCTCTGGCATTAGTCCTGGGGCCTATAACTTCCAGGAAAGTGGGCCAAGACCAGGGCTCCCCCACTGGCCTGCACAACATTGGTTTGAAGGGATTGCATGGGTTTGGGGGTACCAGAAAGGCGGGGACCTGCTGATGTGGGGTGACTGAAATTATTTACATAGATTGGTGCCTGAGAGGTATTTGCCCAGGGCCCTGTGTATTCTAGGAGGCGTCCTGCTATGTGAAGCTGCTAATATAATCCCCTTTTacagaggaaaactgaggcatgagGTGTTCCAGGTCACACAGTTAGAAACTGGGGAACCAAACCCAGCAACTCAGGCTGCTTTCTTGGAGcctgaacttttttttccctagaatatTCTGttgctatttcctttctagtcagtctgctcttttttttttttttttttttttttttaatgagggggaggtaattaggtttcttcattgatttccgcttggaggaggtactggggattgaacccaggacctcatgggtgccaagcatgtgccctaccacttgagctatacctttccccccaAGTCtgctcttttgaaaaaaaaaaaaaagggtaacatTCTTATTGTTCAAACACGAAGTGATACAAAAATGTACATGGTACACATTGTGTCTTTTCCTATTAACCTGAGTGCTTAAGTACTacatgcctggcatgtagtattaactcatttaatccccacaaacTGTGAGGTTCACACTATTCAAATTCCctttttatacatgaggaaacagaTTGTCAGACGAAATAGATTGGCCAAGGTCACAGCGCTGctgaggggctggcagggagagggacTCATAAGTCAGTCCGTCACACGAACGCCTTCTGCAGGTGGCCAAGCAAGAGGAGTTCTTCAACCTGTCCCACTGCCAGCTGGTGACCCTCATCAGTCGGGACGACCTGAATGTGCGCTGCGAGTCCGAGGTCTTCCATGCCTGTATCAACTGGGTCAAGTACGACTGCGAGCAGCGGCGCTTCTACGTGCAGGCGCTGCTGCGGGCTGTGCGCTGCCACTCGCTCACGCCCCACTTCCTGCAGATGCAGCTGCAGAAGTGCGAGATCCTGCAGTCAGACTCCCGCTGCAAGGACTACCTGGCCAAGATCTTCCAGGAGCTCACCCTGCACAAGCCCACGCAGATGATGCCCTGCCGGGCCCCCAAGGTGGGCCGGCTTATCTACACTGCCGGCGGCTACTTCCGCCAGTCACTCAGCTACCTGGAGGCCTACAACCCCAGTGATGGCACCTGGCTCCGGCTGGCGGACCTGCAGGTGCCGCGCAGCGGCCTGGCGGGCTGTGTGGTGGGCGGGCTGCTGTATGCCGTGGGTGGCCGGAACAATTCACCAGACGGCAACACCGACTCCAACGCCCTGGACTGCTACAACCCCATGACCAACCAGTGGTCGCCCTGCGCTTCCATGAGCGTACCACGAAACCGAATCGGGGTCGGCGTCATCGATGGGCACATCTACGCCGTGGGCGGCTCCCACGGCTGCATCCACCACAACAGTGTGGAGAGgtgagtggcagggccaggaggggTGGGCTGCCAGGATTCCGACCCTAATGATCCCAAGCCCCTGGGATCGGGGGATCCTGCCTGTTGTTGAGCGCTTTTCCCTGTGCCTTTGCCTTCAGGGAGTGGAAGCCTCAAGGGTGAAGCTAAACTCCTGGGAGATTTATGGTCATGACCTTGGATGATGCATCTGGGCCTGGGAAGCGTTTATAGGGCTATCACAAACACAAATGGCAACTTTGTGCAGATTTGGGAAAAGTTCCATCAGTTTGAAATTGTTGTAAtatgttaattttgttaaaaCATGACACCTCCCTGCTATCTGTTCAAAAATTGTGGTAATAAACACACGCATGAGGCCTCTCATGTGGAAGGTGCCCCCTTAGATGTGGTGCTCTTGTGCAGTGCACAGTCTGCACAACTGTGCATGGTGACACTCTGTTTAGAGGCTGAGCATTTGGGGCTTTTGACTCTTGTGTAGCCTAGTCCTCTGCCTTCTTTTCCAGAAGTGTGAGCACAGGTATAGTTCTCACCTGGAACTTGTTAAAACAAACTTCCCAGCCCACCACAGGAGGTGCTGGAGATCTGGCATTGGTGTGTTTGGAGTGAGGCTGGGAAGTGGGAATTTTAAATACGCACCCCAGAGGCTTCTGATATATATGGTCTGTGAACAAGACAATGGGCTATGCGTCACCCTCAGCAGACCACTTTCGAGGGAAAAAAGGGCCCTATGAATTATTCCAGGAGCACAGGCCCGAACTGGAAGTGCCCAGGCCAACTGGGACGTCTGGTCACTGCATCTTCGAGCATCATAGTTTGAGAAGAACCATGCCAGGCTGTAGCCTCATTGTTAGAACTGGGGTTCTGGTGTCTGAGAGGGCTGGATCAGACCCCAACTCAGCTACTTCCTTGTAACCCTGGATCTaccacttcacctctctgtgcctccatcttGTCATCTGCAAGGGGGGTTAGTAACGAGGACTGCCTTCCCCACCAGGTTGGGTGGGGCCTTGCTGAGATAACACATAACACTCAGTGCAGGGCCTGGCAGAGGTATGATGGAGCCCTTGGGGTCCAAGAGATGTGCATGTGATCTTGAGCAGATGATGGctgtgaacctcagtttcctcatctggtaAATGGACCTACTGATAACTTTGCACCTTACTGAGTTCTTGTAAGGATTGAAGAGTTCCAGTGCAAAAAGACCTAGCAGAGTGTGGGTGGGGGTAAGTGTTCCAGGCCAGCTCTGGTTGCTGTTGTCATTGTTATTATGCCTTTGCAGATATGAGCCGGAGCGGGATGAGTGGCACTTGGTGGCCCCAATGCTGACTCGAAGGATCGGGGTGGGAGTGGCTGTCCTCAACCGTCTGCTCTACGCGGTTGGTGGCTTCGACGGGACGAACCGCCTCAACTCAGCCGAGTGTTACTACCCAGAGAGAAACGAGTGGCGAATGATCACACCCATGAACACCATCCGAAgtggggcaggtgggtggggagcaAAGCAGAACACCCTACCACCCCTGGGAGTGAAACTCGCAGCTAGGCCTCCTGTTTCAACCTTGAACCCTGTGGCACACATAGGAGAATGGGATTCTGACAGAGTCCCAGCTCCTCTCTGCCAGTTTTGTTTCTGAAGGGTCCctagggagaggggagaaggggaaggggaaggctcCCCACCTCTACCCCGGCAAGAAGGTGGTGGCTGGGGCCCCCGAGGCCAGACCCCGGAGTCACCCTCTCTGCATGGTACGGTTTAGGAGTCTGTGTCCTGCACAACTGCATCTATGCTGCGGGGGGCTACGATGGCCAGGACCAGCTGAACAGTGTGGAACGCTATGACGTGGAGACAGAAATGTGGACTTTCGTAGCCCCTATGAAGCATCGGCGAAGTGCCCTGGGAATTACTGTGCACCAGGGAAAAATCTACGTGCTCGGtgaggccctgggggtgggggcctggg comes from the Camelus dromedarius isolate mCamDro1 chromosome 27, mCamDro1.pat, whole genome shotgun sequence genome and includes:
- the KEAP1 gene encoding kelch-like ECH-associated protein 1, translating into MQPEPRPSGAGAHTHFLPLSSQRPEGAGDTVMYASTECKAEVTPSQHGNRTFSYTLEDHTKQAFGIMNELRLSQQLCDVTLQVKYEDAPAAQFMAHKVVLASSSPVFKAMFTNGLREQGMEVVSIEGIHPKVMERLIEFAYTASISMGEKCVLHVMNGAVMYQIDSVVRACSDFLVQQLDPSNAIGIANFAEQIGCAELHQRAREYIYMHFGEVAKQEEFFNLSHCQLVTLISRDDLNVRCESEVFHACINWVKYDCEQRRFYVQALLRAVRCHSLTPHFLQMQLQKCEILQSDSRCKDYLAKIFQELTLHKPTQMMPCRAPKVGRLIYTAGGYFRQSLSYLEAYNPSDGTWLRLADLQVPRSGLAGCVVGGLLYAVGGRNNSPDGNTDSNALDCYNPMTNQWSPCASMSVPRNRIGVGVIDGHIYAVGGSHGCIHHNSVERYEPERDEWHLVAPMLTRRIGVGVAVLNRLLYAVGGFDGTNRLNSAECYYPERNEWRMITPMNTIRSGAGVCVLHNCIYAAGGYDGQDQLNSVERYDVETEMWTFVAPMKHRRSALGITVHQGKIYVLGGYDGHTFLDSVESYDPDTDTWNEVTRMTSGRSGVGVAVTMEPCRKQIDQQNCTC